One Fundidesulfovibrio terrae genomic window carries:
- the rsmH gene encoding 16S rRNA (cytosine(1402)-N(4))-methyltransferase RsmH yields the protein MQFDPRHLPVMSREVCELLAVRPGMRILDATLGLGGHSLSFLDATEGKVEILGLDRDETAIERATANLSAYPGRLHAIQMRFSRFPEALAEVGWDGVDAVLADVGVSSPQLDEAERGFSFIADGPLDMRMSTADGAEPAENIVNFWSFERLRDLIREFGEEPQAGRIARAIVSEREKKPIETTLELAKIVEYAYPPKWRATARNHPATRTFQALRMAVNHELEELQEFLDRIVDFLHPGGRVAVISFHSLEDRLVKTAFRREASGCLCPPRQPYCTCGHSPRVRILTKKPLVPTPEEAAANPRARSAKLRVAERLGDPMAELLPEGMKGLDGGDA from the coding sequence GTGCAGTTCGACCCCCGGCACCTTCCAGTCATGTCCAGGGAAGTGTGCGAATTGCTGGCCGTAAGGCCGGGCATGCGCATACTGGACGCCACCCTGGGCCTTGGCGGGCATAGCCTCTCTTTCCTGGACGCAACGGAGGGCAAGGTGGAAATCCTGGGCCTCGACCGCGACGAAACCGCCATAGAACGCGCCACGGCCAACCTGTCTGCCTATCCCGGCAGGCTGCACGCCATCCAGATGCGTTTTTCGCGCTTTCCCGAGGCCCTGGCCGAAGTGGGTTGGGACGGCGTGGACGCCGTGCTGGCCGACGTGGGCGTCTCCTCCCCCCAGCTTGACGAGGCCGAGCGCGGCTTCAGCTTCATCGCCGACGGTCCCCTGGATATGCGCATGAGCACGGCCGATGGAGCCGAACCGGCGGAGAACATCGTGAATTTCTGGAGCTTCGAGCGACTGCGGGACCTCATCCGCGAGTTCGGCGAAGAGCCCCAGGCCGGGCGCATCGCCCGCGCCATCGTAAGCGAGCGCGAGAAAAAGCCAATCGAGACCACCCTCGAGCTGGCGAAGATCGTGGAGTACGCCTATCCGCCCAAGTGGCGGGCCACCGCGCGCAACCATCCGGCCACCAGGACCTTCCAGGCCCTGCGCATGGCCGTGAACCATGAGCTTGAGGAATTGCAGGAATTCTTGGACCGGATCGTGGACTTTCTTCACCCCGGCGGCCGCGTTGCCGTCATCTCCTTCCACTCCCTGGAGGACCGTCTGGTGAAGACGGCCTTCAGGCGCGAGGCTTCCGGGTGCCTGTGCCCGCCCCGGCAGCCCTACTGCACCTGCGGGCACTCCCCACGAGTCCGCATCCTGACCAAGAAACCCCTGGTTCCCACTCCCGAGGAGGCCGCCGCCAACCCCCGCGCCAGGAGCGCCAAGCTCCGCGTTGCCGAGCGGTTGGGCGATCCCATGGCCG
- the mraZ gene encoding division/cell wall cluster transcriptional repressor MraZ, translating to MFRGHSERNLDPKGRLMLPPEFREEVLKASPEGKLMLTNFDGCVVGYPMPEWERIEESFLRINVLDSRLRNLQRFIISGAVEVVLDKQGRILVPPYLRGYAKLDKDCVLAGVVTKFELWDKATFEAKRRETEDSFDADMAALSQAGFELRL from the coding sequence ATGTTCCGTGGTCATTCAGAGCGTAACCTCGACCCCAAGGGGCGTCTGATGCTTCCTCCCGAGTTCCGGGAGGAGGTGCTCAAGGCATCCCCCGAGGGCAAGCTGATGCTCACCAACTTCGACGGTTGCGTGGTGGGCTATCCCATGCCCGAATGGGAACGCATCGAGGAAAGCTTTCTGCGGATCAACGTGCTGGACTCCAGGCTGCGCAATCTTCAGCGCTTCATCATCTCGGGGGCCGTGGAGGTCGTGCTGGACAAGCAGGGCCGTATCCTGGTGCCCCCCTATCTGCGCGGCTACGCCAAGCTGGACAAGGACTGCGTGCTTGCCGGAGTGGTGACCAAGTTCGAGCTGTGGGACAAGGCAACTTTCGAAGCCAAACGGCGCGAAACCGAAGACAGCTTCGACGCCGACATGGCCGCCCTGTCGCAGGCCGGCTTCGAGTTGAGACTCTAG
- a CDS encoding HD-GYP domain-containing protein has product MSENRTSQSFEDLEEEFYQISPDILQSFNKFRPPLNIFKLKEDVVRLLPYYKVGERLSKEQSEELEQLVTEGLIFVSRADHPVYVKHISYQLDLVLMDRHLTEAETADIIQTALTRRMTEFLEQPVKAVADKLVSDLMVLTEYLWQDTNRGKALSRRVHKQHTLANHSVNCGMVGIQLFIQTTPEDFREGPKARQTFDRVALGLFLHDAGMSKIPSFLRDKTQTLTSEERQKLLKHPLLGIEMLAKLDLKFPEVEQCVLQHHERIGGGGYPQKLAGADISDLGLLAAVTDSYCAMLTDRPYAKAMEPAAAANALGGDPKYDPRYSKQLMQYLLATKQM; this is encoded by the coding sequence ATGAGCGAAAACCGCACGTCACAGAGTTTCGAGGACCTGGAAGAGGAATTCTACCAGATAAGCCCCGACATCCTTCAAAGCTTCAACAAATTCAGGCCCCCCCTCAACATCTTCAAGCTCAAGGAAGACGTGGTCCGCCTGCTTCCTTATTATAAGGTTGGGGAGCGCCTCTCCAAGGAGCAATCCGAGGAGCTTGAACAGCTGGTCACCGAGGGGCTGATCTTCGTCTCCCGAGCCGACCATCCGGTCTACGTGAAGCACATCTCCTACCAGCTGGACCTGGTGCTCATGGACCGCCACCTCACCGAGGCCGAGACCGCGGACATCATCCAGACGGCCCTGACCCGGCGCATGACGGAATTTCTGGAGCAGCCCGTGAAGGCCGTGGCGGACAAGCTCGTCTCGGACCTGATGGTGCTTACCGAATACCTCTGGCAGGACACCAACCGGGGCAAGGCCCTGTCCCGCCGCGTGCACAAGCAGCACACCCTGGCCAACCACTCGGTGAATTGCGGCATGGTGGGCATCCAGCTCTTCATCCAGACCACGCCCGAGGACTTCCGCGAAGGCCCAAAGGCCCGCCAGACCTTCGACCGCGTGGCCCTGGGTCTCTTCCTGCACGACGCGGGCATGAGCAAGATCCCCTCCTTCCTGCGCGACAAAACCCAGACGCTCACTTCCGAGGAGCGCCAGAAGCTTCTCAAGCACCCTCTCTTGGGCATCGAGATGCTGGCCAAGCTCGACCTCAAGTTCCCCGAGGTGGAGCAGTGCGTGCTGCAGCACCACGAACGGATTGGCGGCGGAGGATACCCGCAGAAGCTCGCCGGGGCGGACATTTCCGACCTGGGTCTTCTGGCCGCGGTGACGGACTCCTACTGCGCCATGCTCACCGACCGCCCCTATGCCAAGGCCATGGAACCCGCGGCCGCGGCCAACGCCCTGGGGGGCGACCCCAAGTACGATCCCAGGTACTCCAAGCAACTCATGCAGTACCTGCTGGCCACCAAGCAAATGTAG